The proteins below are encoded in one region of Calditrichota bacterium:
- a CDS encoding DMT family transporter, with protein MLLGIMPVISNSRPMEISALNFALYLSIWQFIFSTPVLLIEYKSSNRGIFDAKLSSGRKKKTVLIILATGAMFGISTFSYVLSMEKAGTVSASIAIQAYPLFAILWETVFLNRKKNKSELFFTFLLIVGLYFLGTNGTWQIAGLSFWFIFAFSVPLIWSVAHVIIKEVLDKTPITPVQVTFFRVLISVIVIFTISISISGLNQAIDLIGNYEFQIYAAAMGFVYYIELIVWFYAVRQVDVSVASSIITPWPAITLILAIIFLHETIKSYQVVTLIIVFVSVYGIILSGKKKHETEFIKPKY; from the coding sequence ATGCTACTAGGGATAATGCCTGTTATTTCAAACAGCAGGCCTATGGAAATTAGCGCCTTGAACTTTGCGCTCTATTTGTCTATCTGGCAATTTATTTTTTCAACACCTGTTTTACTTATTGAGTACAAATCTTCAAATCGTGGGATTTTTGATGCAAAATTGTCTAGTGGACGAAAGAAAAAGACTGTTTTAATAATACTTGCAACAGGTGCTATGTTTGGCATTTCAACTTTTTCATATGTGCTCTCCATGGAGAAAGCAGGCACTGTCAGCGCCTCGATTGCTATTCAGGCTTATCCTCTTTTTGCAATTTTATGGGAAACGGTATTTCTCAATAGAAAGAAGAACAAGTCAGAATTGTTCTTCACATTTTTGTTAATAGTTGGACTATATTTTCTAGGCACTAATGGAACTTGGCAAATTGCAGGTTTATCATTTTGGTTTATCTTTGCTTTCAGTGTTCCATTAATATGGAGTGTGGCACATGTTATAATAAAAGAAGTCTTAGACAAAACACCAATCACTCCAGTTCAAGTAACCTTTTTTAGGGTTCTAATTTCGGTTATCGTAATCTTTACTATATCTATATCAATTAGTGGCCTAAATCAAGCAATTGATTTAATAGGAAATTATGAGTTTCAAATATATGCAGCTGCTATGGGATTTGTGTACTATATTGAACTTATAGTTTGGTTTTATGCTGTGAGGCAAGTTGATGTCTCTGTGGCTAGTTCAATTATTACTCCATGGCCAGCAATTACACTTATTTTAGCAATTATATTTTTACATGAGACTATAAAAAGTTATCAAGTTGTAACTCTCATAATTGTATTTGTAAGTGTATACGGAATAATTTTATCCGGCAAAAAGAAACACGAAACTGAATTTATAAAACCTAAATACTAA
- a CDS encoding EamA family transporter, with protein sequence MELKKKLKIILAYFAIYFIWGSTFLAIRYAIDSIPPFIMVGFRTIIAGAILFIFSIFKNKQYPSLIDWKKATISGFILIVFGYGGLTWAQQFVPSGYASLLEATLSIWLFLLYWIYGKKYSPSPKDIIGIMAGFIGVVLLLEIDGELITLTKGNSFLVFLSSFALLISAFSWASGSFLSHKIKSIPLMMLIGMQLLTGGFFMLLIATLVGEWVFFSPKDVSILSLVSLLYLIFFGTIIAFGSYSWLLRVSSPVKVGSYAFFNPLVAVFLGWLLANEQITRQMIIGALAILVSVLILNFSQTNKLDVEKRTYN encoded by the coding sequence ATGGAATTAAAAAAGAAACTGAAAATCATTTTAGCGTACTTTGCCATATACTTTATCTGGGGCTCAACATTTTTAGCAATTCGCTACGCAATTGATAGTATTCCACCATTTATAATGGTTGGATTTCGCACAATTATTGCCGGGGCAATTCTTTTCATTTTCTCCATATTTAAGAATAAACAGTATCCATCATTAATAGATTGGAAAAAGGCAACAATTTCAGGTTTTATCTTAATTGTTTTTGGATATGGTGGATTAACCTGGGCACAGCAATTTGTACCTTCTGGGTATGCATCTTTACTCGAGGCAACATTATCAATTTGGTTGTTTTTGCTTTACTGGATATATGGAAAAAAGTATTCTCCATCACCAAAAGATATAATAGGAATTATGGCTGGTTTTATAGGGGTGGTGTTACTACTGGAAATTGACGGTGAATTAATTACTCTAACTAAGGGAAACTCATTTTTGGTTTTTTTGAGCTCATTTGCATTGTTAATTTCTGCCTTTTCATGGGCTTCCGGTTCTTTTTTATCACATAAAATAAAAAGTATTCCACTAATGATGTTAATTGGAATGCAACTCTTAACTGGTGGATTTTTTATGCTTCTAATTGCCACGCTTGTAGGGGAGTGGGTATTTTTTTCACCAAAGGATGTTTCAATATTGTCACTTGTTTCTCTTCTTTATTTAATATTTTTTGGGACAATAATTGCATTTGGTTCTTATAGCTGGCTTTTACGGGTGAGCTCACCAGTAAAAGTGGGTTCATACGCTTTTTTTAATCCGCTTGTTGCTGTTTTTCTAGGATGGTTGCTTGCTAATGAGCAAATTACAAGACAAATGATTATTGGTGCTTTGGCAATTTTAGTTTCTGTTTTAATATTGAATTTTTCGCAAACAAATAAATTAGATGTTGAGAAAAGGACATATAACTAA
- a CDS encoding GNAT family N-acetyltransferase: MYKKGQIVGVSHIKNNGEITLCYVHPKKSRLGIGKLMLHVAEKQAEEWGIFQVWVVRSGTAKDFYISQGYKQYAKSITYLGMPGFPLKKDL; the protein is encoded by the coding sequence TTGTATAAAAAGGGGCAAATTGTTGGAGTATCTCATATAAAAAATAACGGAGAGATTACACTCTGCTATGTACACCCTAAGAAATCTAGACTAGGTATTGGGAAGCTAATGTTACACGTGGCTGAAAAACAGGCAGAAGAATGGGGGATTTTCCAAGTGTGGGTAGTTAGGTCTGGAACTGCGAAGGATTTTTATATATCTCAAGGTTATAAACAATATGCAAAATCAATAACCTATTTGGGGATGCCTGGATTTCCGTTAAAAAAAGATTTATAG